ATATGGCGATCATGCCTGAATTGGCTCCAGTCTTCCAGGCGATCGCGCTAATGAGTCCGAGAATGGATGTGAGACCGATAGCACCCAGGATGATGGCCGAGAGATAGTTCAAAGGCGAGACACTCAAAGACTCCAATGGAAGGAAGAACTGGTAGATCAAGAAGGTCAGAACACCCGCTACTGTCATGAAAAGGGCAGAGTACAGGGACTTCGATAGATAGACCTGCTGGGCGGATGCCAGGGTGTATAGATAGAATTGTCTACCACCGGTATCTTGATCATAAGTGCGTGAGACCACATTGAATGCCGTGAAGAGGAGGATCACCCAGAGCAATGCATTCCAGGTCTCTGCATCGATGATCTTCTCAAAGGCAAGGTAGACGACATAGACCGTGGCCAGGATGTAAAGAAGGATACTGGCCCAAG
The window above is part of the Flavobacteriales bacterium genome. Proteins encoded here:
- a CDS encoding ABC transporter permease, whose protein sequence is MSAVIALIRKEFLIDWRDRQAWASILLYILATVYVVYLAFEKIIDAETWNALLWVILLFTAFNVVSRTYDQDTGGRQFYLYTLASAQQVYLSKSLYSALFMTVAGVLTFLIYQFFLPLESLSVSPLNYLSAIILGAIGLTSILGLISAIAWKTGANSGMIAILGFPVIIPLLVAIITFSEGIILGYTWSMVQMYALALILLIVLGNGLGYILFPYLWRD